A genomic segment from Candidatus Thermoplasmatota archaeon encodes:
- a CDS encoding glycosyltransferase: protein MKKMKILAAIPCYNEEATIGSVILKARRHVDEALVIDDGSIDSTAKIAEEAGAKVIGHEENKGKAYGIKSAFKYALENDFDVVVTLDGDGQHDADEIPDLLRPVINREADMAIGFRFGRLTEMPLWRKTGKRALDYATGLKAEKVTDSQCGFRAFNRKAVEGFVHRLRGNGFSAESEQLILAKDFNLKIAEVRTSCKYKNLKTSKKNPFSHGPSVLRYILWLVAERRPLLFIGVPGLASILVGLFFGMKTLQYYSKGEVYLSGALLAIFFLIIGTLAVLMSLLLNILPHIIQRARED, encoded by the coding sequence ATGAAAAAAATGAAGATACTTGCAGCAATACCCTGCTATAATGAGGAAGCAACTATTGGAAGCGTTATTTTAAAGGCAAGAAGGCATGTCGATGAAGCTCTGGTAATAGATGATGGAAGTATTGACAGCACGGCAAAGATAGCAGAAGAGGCAGGAGCAAAAGTAATAGGGCATGAGGAAAATAAAGGTAAGGCATACGGGATAAAAAGTGCTTTTAAATATGCCTTGGAAAATGATTTTGATGTTGTTGTTACTCTGGATGGAGACGGGCAGCATGATGCAGACGAAATTCCAGATTTGCTAAGGCCTGTTATAAATAGGGAAGCAGATATGGCAATAGGTTTCCGTTTTGGCAGGCTTACAGAAATGCCTTTATGGAGGAAGACGGGGAAAAGAGCCCTGGATTATGCCACAGGGTTGAAAGCAGAAAAGGTTACAGACAGTCAGTGCGGATTCAGAGCTTTCAATAGAAAAGCCGTGGAAGGGTTTGTCCATCGTTTGAGAGGAAATGGATTCAGTGCGGAGAGTGAGCAATTAATTCTTGCAAAAGATTTTAACCTAAAAATTGCTGAAGTAAGAACTTCCTGTAAATACAAAAATTTGAAAACGTCTAAAAAAAATCCGTTCTCACATGGCCCTTCTGTTTTAAGATATATTCTTTGGCTCGTTGCTGAAAGGAGACCGTTGCTCTTTATCGGTGTTCCTGGACTGGCTTCTATCCTGGTGGGCTTATTTTTTGGAATGAAAACACTACAATATTACAGCAAAGGCGAAGTTTATCTATCAGGTGCTCTGCTTGCCATTTTCTTTTTGATTATCGGCACTCTGGCTGTTCTCATGAGTTTGCTGTTGAATATTCTTCCGCACATTATTCAAAGGGCAAGAGAAGATTAA